DNA from Chryseobacterium wanjuense:
TTTGCATCCAGCGCATCTCTCTGGTTCAGAAGAACTTCAAGATAATCTGCCCTGGAGTTTCGGAATAGCTGATTCGCAATATCTATCGACTGTTCTAGAGCTTTTGTTTCTTCAGATTTCAGCTTGTAATACTGATCTATGTTTTTCACTTTAGACATCAGATTCGCCACATCCAAATAGGCATTCAGAATCGTTTTATCATATTCATACAAAGCCTGGATCTGTCTTGCATCCGCAGTCTGGAAATTCGCTTTAATTGCACTTTTGTTAATCAGCGGACCTGCCAATTCACCCACCAGACTGGAAGCAATAGACTCCGGCATTTTTACCAGATAAGAAGGCTTGAATGCTTCTAATCCTAACGTTGCAGAGATTTCCAATGAAGGATAAAACTCCTTTCTTGCAGCTTCTACGTCTAATTTTGATGATTTTAATTCCAATTCAGCCTGCTTGATATCAGGGCGATTCGCCAACAATTGTGATGGGATTCCCGTATACACCGTCTGAGGAATCGTTGTCATAAAATCTTCTTTCGTTCTTATGATTGTCTGTGGATAGCGACCACAAAGTGCATTGATTTCATTTTCTTTTTCGGTAATTTCCTGACGGATGGTATATTCTGTAGCTTTAGACTTTGCTAATTCTGCTTCAAACTTTTTCACTGCCAATTCAGTAGCCGCCGCTGCTTCTTTCTGAATTTTCGAAATTTCCAAAGCCTTCTGCTGAAGCTTAATATATTGTTGAATAATATCCAACTGGTTATCCAAAGCCAGCAATTCGTAATAATTATCCGCAACTTCCTCGATTAAGTTGGAAAGAACGAAATTCTTCCCTTCCACCGTTGAAAGATAATGGGCCACTGCAGATTCTTTTTCTGTTCTTAATTTTTTCCAGATGTCGACTTCCCAGTTGGCCATCAAGCCGCCTTCAAAATTCCCAAGGATATCTGGAACTTCTTTTCCAGGTTCGATTTCCGTGCTTGCATCACCCGCTCCTTCACTGGTGTAACGTCCGGCTTTTTTC
Protein-coding regions in this window:
- a CDS encoding TolC family protein, coding for MKIYNKYIAAIALSLVLASCKAPMATVVKDEVKENIPQNFNQEEQGDANNDTGTTPWRQFFTDPNLVALIETALKNNQELMITLQEIEIAKSGVLAKKGRLTPTVSAGIGAGVKKAGRYTSEGAGDASTEIEPGKEVPDILGNFEGGLMANWEVDIWKKLRTEKESAVAHYLSTVEGKNFVLSNLIEEVADNYYELLALDNQLDIIQQYIKLQQKALEISKIQKEAAAATELAVKKFEAELAKSKATEYTIRQEITEKENEINALCGRYPQTIIRTKEDFMTTIPQTVYTGIPSQLLANRPDIKQAELELKSSKLDVEAARKEFYPSLEISATLGLEAFKPSYLVKMPESIASSLVGELAGPLINKSAIKANFQTADARQIQALYEYDKTILNAYLDVANLMSKVKNIDQYYKLKSEETKALEQSIDIANQLFRNSRADYLEVLLNQRDALDAKMELVEAKQKQLSTVVDIYKSLGGGWK